In the Cryptococcus neoformans var. neoformans JEC21 chromosome 1, complete sequence genome, one interval contains:
- a CDS encoding regulation of transcription from Pol II promoter-related protein, putative has translation MFRSRKSSTVSPLQPPPASTDPSSRSMQSPAGQGQQQPVPPSHAHGGRGQAQGWAPPQPAYAGDSIGRGKSAGTGGEGAKEKRRSGFGWLGGKKKDKEKEKAKEEREKIGNRPRPSSFSVDRPSTQSQTRALSASASQAFPQAQSPVQPQPQYAARPFAQHQTPSPPPGQHPRSLSGSSGQGVPAYEGQRSQSLDLGQMRQQQGDYRSGAANGVPGKGSPLVPQAQEQQSQQPPTQMPRSASMPMQPPAPGTTPNGGSGSPRRGSTLGTPAPPDHAGPVDMDRFRAIVDLIAIQPQKTYVTSPPELEMILARTSAGGQPKQGQPGSATNDWDAVWLQLSGISLSMWSMKETRAAAAKGEKVPPTYFNITDSSLELLAPLPPPPHRPNSHPHHFVFSLNTAGSNRLLFSCPTELDLARWATGLRLAAWERARLEEIYTGHLVQSGGREPPVEVGKGRSRMEGWVRVRVMGGTEWRRLWLVLSTPAEGKEEEKKAKRRSFFGMGGKEEEQVPSEPNTGMVMASFYTEQRTSKNKTSVVPILTITNVSQTYAVFPERLEVMSQSNLFKVVGRISGEMVTVEGRLRDSGWALLMPEHAENAGGASATGSVSSHGHGHGRHQGQGITPLSSMMRWVTGFHDAFKLYGRPEKYIWDTKDPKSLFFAYPQGQDRFNLFLDIEDALSGNFRVTTLAAVRSQFVSLLHRNQVSNQNRSKDENTREFSEENEDQGFQRQDGNFRLPSLSFNEASQDPNLPRSLTPITERTDIASRQNSTRTANSAFTVVGLGGGTGGSGDRKTSGTSSKHGSQSSKHEEHERDRLPQVNDSHQMFAPLTEEPGEAYSNSGSNSTATPHVAPAPLPGAGGGIQRSDITPSSQESHSIYSQDTGATPTPVGVTPYQSAKASPPVQPAPALPAEPEPDSDKGLPHPSILAFPIAHGQKSPLGQPVITNPDPPSDSPPTPQLPPKQQLPVQPVPSQVLSPTPRKVSSGDTVPHGVELREEPAAMYLMNMVEEIPMPQPQAPKAISPQRPTINTNFDAQGGLANPVTNRNQEASAVGKKETLGRKPSGARALPAIARRSTGSRMEAIEDRPAGSHIQENGQIQATSAEPSHSKASSQTSQLDLGDDVSSYIHYADNPSPARPKTAPAQTKPVPPKSVSPPQEEIRSSFAPSKAAVERRAKAEQTAREQEMAKRMPGGGKRAASNVGTMPGFESSDEESEEESEDDSPMTQKRQGLPLAPAASKAPEQASPNTPQLATLMNARALPPVPRMQPPEVRLPAENNEPRMRRDSQFSQSTGQYDPRASQFMERPRPVSRTPSPGNVNVANGRPISTLTYNNNAGFYPIPGPRQSPANNAPPAARQTVWNANFSTEHGMPEQHKSGKFVELEEPSVQLTKAFAPHGLLQAGMQDKEERSAKKQEELARETGSSLINVAAKPPPPQTGLIGAVAAHERDRKNAGGIGATLTDREREKRLAEDRQREIERLQKQQMGQFGGDMYPPNFGYGTSPSPMAMGMNMPMMNMGYQGQMNPYAQQQAMLAAQMAYQQTMMAMSQAGSQAGDFPDRAQFSSQFRPRQQPGADGRSVSPTGSMGGQTSPPPMGVPSFYGYPQGVGMPPQMGMGGMGMPQMQMPWMMSPGAMWGMPTPPTGPGSPMGQPRYDYMQPGNAGMGSEASSARGRNRGSSGEDLGQRVN, from the exons ATGTTCAGATCGCGCAAGTCGTCCACAGtatctcctctccaaccACCACCTGCATCTACGGACCCGTCGTCGCGAAGTATGCAGTCCCCCGCGGGCCAAGGACAACAGCAGCCCGTGCCGCCGTCGCACGCGCATGGCGGTCGCGGCCAGGCGCAGGGCTGGGCGCCTCCCCAGCCGGCGTATGCGGGAGATAGTAtcggaagagggaagagtgCGGGCACGGGTGGAGAGGGAgcgaaggagaagagacggagtgggtttgggtggctgggagggaagaagaaggacaaggaaaaggagaaggcaaaggaggagCGGGAAAAGATTGGT AACCGTCCCCGTCCGTCGTCCTTCTCCGTCGACCGGCCGTCCACCCAGTCCCAGACCCGTGCGCTGTCCGCCTCTGCGTCCCAAGCGTTCCCCCAGGCCCAGTCGCCAGTCCAGCCCCAGCCGCAGTACGCCGCCAGGCCGTTCGCACAGCACCAGACGCCGTCGCCTCCGCCGGGACAACATCCGCGCTCGCTGTCGGGCAGCTCGGGGCAAGGGGTCCCAGCGTACGAAGGCCAGCGATCGCAGAGCCTCGACCTTGGCCAGATGCGACAGCAGCAAGGCGATTACAGAAGCGGTGCCGCTAACGGCGTACCAGGAAAAGGATCGCCGCTCGTGCCGCAAGCGCAGGAACAGCAGTCTCAGCAGCCACCAACGCAGATGCCGCGGTCAGCCTCCATGCCGATGCAGCCGCCTGCGCCCGGCACCACGCCCAACGGCGGCTCAGGCTCGCCCCGCCGGGGATCGACGCTCGGTACCCCGGCCCCGCCCGACCACGCGGGGCCTGTTGACATGGACAGGTTCAGGGCGATCGTGGACCTGATCGCTATCCAGCCGCAAAAGACCTATGTCACCAGCCCGCCAGAGCTGGAAATGATCCTTGCGAGGACGAGCGCAGGCGGACAGCCCAAGCAGGGCCAGCCCGGGAGCGCGACGAATGACTGGGATGCTGTCTGGCTCCAGCTGTCGGGCATTTCTCTGT CAATGTGGTCGATGAAGGAAACgcgagctgctgctgccaaaGGCGAAAAGGTTCCACCGACCTACTTTAATATTACCGACTCGTCTCTTGAGCTCTTGGCTCCCctccctccgcctcctcacCGACCAAACTCGCATCCTCACCActttgtcttctctctcaacaCAGCCGGCTCCAATCGGCTGCTATTCTCCTGCCCGACAGAACTGGACCTTGCGCGATGGGCTACAGGTCTCCGATTAGCTGCCTGGGAACGTGCTAGACTGGAGGAAATCTACACGGGCCACCTCGTCCAGTCGGGCGGGCGGGAGCCCCCTGTGGAAGTCGGTAAGGGCCGAtcaaggatggaaggatgggTCAGAGTTCGCGTCATGGGCGGAACAGAGTGGCGTCGTCTTTGGTTGGTGCTGAGTACGCCAgcagaaggcaaggaagaagagaaaaaggctAAGCGAAGAAGTTTCTTTGGTATGGGaggtaaagaagaagagcaggtCCCCTCAGAACCGAATACCGGTATGGTCATGGCCAGCTTCTATACAGAGCAGAGGACATCCAAGAACAAGACCAGTGTCGTACCCATTTTAACAATAACCAATGTTTCTCAAACCTATGCCGTCTTCCCCGAAAGACTCGAGGTCATGTCTCAATCCAACTTGTTCAAGGTGGTTGGTCGGATAAGCGGAGAGATGGTCACCGTTGAAGGGCGCCTTCGGGATTCTGGGTGGGCATTGCTCATGCCCGAACACGCTGAGAACGCAGGTGGGGCAAGTGCGACGGGTTCGGTATCCAGTCATGGCCATGGACATGGTCGTcatcaagggcaagggatCACACCTCTGAGTAGTATGATGCGCTGGGTAACCG GTTTCCACGATGCGTTCAAGCTTTATGGTAGACCTGAAAAATACATTTGGGATACCAAAGACCCAAAAAGTCTTTTCTTCGCTTACCCTCAAGGACAAGACCGTTTT AATTTATTCTTGGATATCGAGGACGCCCTCTCTGGCAATTTCCGCGTGACTACGCTCGCCGCCGTTCGGTCTCAGTTTgtttccctccttcatcgAAACCAGGTATCAAACCAAAATCGGTCCAAAGACGAGAATACAAGGGAGTTTTCAGAGGAAAATGAGGATCAAGGATTCCAACGGCAAGATGGCAACTTTAGATTGCCATCTCTATCGTTCAATGAAGCATCTCAGGATCCAAACTTGCCCAGGTCTCTTACACCTATCACCGAGCGTACGGATATCGCCAGTAGACAGAATAGCACCCGTACTGCCAATTCAGCATTTACTGTTGTTGGTCTTGGTGGCGGGACGGGAGGATCTGGCGATCGAAAGACGAGTGGGACCAGCTCCAAGCATGGAAGTCAGTCCAGCAAGCATGAAGAGCACGAGAGAGATAGGCTACCGCAGGTGAACGATAGTCACCAGATGTTTGCTCCCCTGACGGAAGAACCTGGTGAGGCCTACTCAAACTCTGGGTCCAACTCCACTGCTACCCCACACGTTGCTCCGGCGCCTTTACCAGGTGCTGGCGGCGGTATCCAACGGAGCGATATCACACCGTCTTCACAAGAGTCCCATTCGATATATTCTCAGGATACAGGGGCCACGCCTACTCCCGTGGGTGTTACGCCGTACCAAAGTGCCAAGGCTTCTCCACCCGTACAGCCTGCGCCTGCTTTGCCGGCTGAGCCTGAGCCCGATAGCGACAAAGGCTTACCACACCCGTCTATCCTCGCTTTCCCCATAGCTCACGGTCAAAAGTCTCCTCTTGGTCAACCTGTGATTACGAATCCGGACCCGCCTAGCGATTCACCGCCCACCCCTCAGCTACCGCCCAAACAGCAGCTTCCAGTCCAACCTGTTCCTTCCCAAGTACTTTCTCCGACCCCACGCAAGGTTTCCTCTGGTGATACCGTTCCACATGGAGTGGAGCTGAGAGAAGAGCCTGCGGCGATGTACCTGATGAATATGGTTGAAGAAATTCCTATGCCTCAACCTCAGGCGCCCAAAGCGATTTCTCCTCAAAGACCGACAATCAACACCAACTTTGATGCTCAAGGTGGACTTGCAAACCCTGTCACAAATAGGAATCAAGAGGCGTCAGCTGtcgggaagaaggagaccCTTGGAAGGAAACCCTCGGGGGCACGAGCTTTACCAGCAATCGCAAGGAGGAGCACTGGATCTCGAATGGAAGCCATTGAGGATCGGCCTGCCGGTTCCCACATTCAGGAGAATGGCCAGATCCAGGCTACATCAGCTGAGCCCTCTCATTCGAAAGCGTCGTCCCAGACTTCTCAACTCGATCTGGGAGATGACGTTTCTTCCTATATTCACTATGCGGATAATCCTTCCCCCGCCAGACCAAAGACGGCACCTGCCCAAACGAAGCCCGTGCCTCCCAAATCGGTATCTCCTCCGCAAGAAGAGATCCGTTCAAGTTTCGCTCCTTCCAAAGCCGCAGTGGAAAGGCGGGCCAAGGCGGAGCAGACGGCGAGGGAGCAGGAGATGGCTAAGCGTATGCCAGGTGGCGGAAAGAGGGCGGCGAGTAATGTGGGTACGATGCCTGGATTTGAAAGTTCGGACGAGGAatcggaagaggaaagtgaAGACGACTCTCCTATGACGCAGAAGAGACAAGGGCTACCACTTGCGCCTGCTGCCTCAAAGGCGCCTGAGCAAGCAAGCCCCAACACCCCGCAACTTGCGACATTGATGAATGCCAGGGCTTTGCCCCCTGTGCCGAGGATGCAGCCGCCAGAGGTCAGATTGCCTGCTGAAAATAACGAGCCGCGTATGAGGCGAGACAGTCAATTCAGTCAGTCTACAGGTCAGTATGACCCCCGTGCCAGCCAGTTCATGGAGCGTCCTCGTCCTGTCTCTCGAACTCCCAGTCCTGGCAATGTTAATGTTGCGAACGGACGGCCCATCTCGACGCTCACCTACAACAATAATGCCGGATTCTATCCCATCCCCGGCCCTCGTCAGTCACCTGCGAATAACGCCCCACCGGCTGCTCGTCAAACAGTTTGGAATGCCAACTTTTCTACTGAGCACGGTATGCCTGAGCAGCACAAATCTGGAAAGTTTGTAGAGCTAGAGGAACCTTCAGTTCAGCTCACTAAAGCTTTCGCACCGCATGGATTGTTGCAGGCCGGTATGCAAGACAAGGAAGAACGTTCTGcaaagaagcaagaagagctcGCAAGAGAAACTGGTAGCAGCTTGATCAATGTCGCTGCCaaacctcctcccccccaAACTGGGCTAATTGGTGCCGTTGCCGCGCATGAAAGAGATAGGAAGAATGCAGGTGGTATCGGTGCTACGTTGACAGACcgagaaagggaaaagagactGGCC GAGGACAGGCAAAGAGAGATTGAAAGACTTCAGAAACAGCAAATGGGACAGTTCGGTGGAGACATGTATCCGCCGAACTTTGGCTATGGTACGAGTCCGAGCCCTATGGCAATGGGTATGAACATGCCCATGATGAACATGGGATATCAG GGACAGATGAACCCTTATGCTCAGCAACAGGCCATGCTAGCTGCCCAGATGGCGTATCAGCAGACCATGATGGCTATGTCTCAGGCTGGATCGCAAGCAGGAGACTTCCCCGATCGAGCTCAGTTTTCTTCCCAGTTTCGCCCTCGTCAGCAGCCAGGCGCAGATGGTCGCTCAGTATCTCCTACCGGCAGCATGGGCGGTCAAacatctcctccgcctaTGGGTGTTCCATCCTTCTATGGCTATCCGCAGGGGGTGGGCATGCCTCCCCAAATGGGTATGGGTGGTATGGGTATGCCACAGATGCAGATGCCCTGGATGATGTCTCCTGGCGCCATGTGGGGCATGCCTACCCCTCCGACTGGACCAGGAAGCCCCATGGGTCAGCCGAGGTATGATTATATGCAGCCTGGGAACGCAGGGATGGGAAGTGAAGCAAGCAGTGCGAGAGGGAGGAATAGAGGCAGTAGTGGGGAAGATCTTGGCCAGCGTGTAAATTAA
- a CDS encoding 60s ribosomal protein l27, putative: protein MVKIYKPGKVAVVLSGRQAGKKVVVIKQQDDGTKERPYPHAVVAGIERYPLKVTKNMGKKRIARRSKVKPFIKVVNYAHLLPTRYMLELESLKGSVSSETFKEPTQREESKKAIKKAFEERYHKGQNRWFFSKLRF, encoded by the exons ATGGTCAAGA TCTACAAGCCCGGAAAAGTCGCTGTCGTCCTCTCTGGTCGTCAAGCCGGCAAGAAGgtcgtcgtcatcaagCAGCAAGACGACGGGACCAAGGAGCGACCTTACCCCCACGCCGTTGTTGCTGGCATTGAGAG GTACCCCCTCAAGGTGACCAAGAACATGGGCAAGAAGCGAATCGCTCGTCGATCCAAGGTTAAGCCTTTCATCAAGGTCGTCAACTAcgcccacctcctccccaccCGATACATGCTCGAGCTCGAGTCTCTCAAGGGTTCCGTTTCCTCTGAGACCTTCAAGGAGCCTACCCAGAGGGAGGAATCCAAGAAGGCCATCAAGAAGGCTTTCGAGGAAAGGTACCATAAGGGACAGAACAGGTGGT TCTTCTCCAAGTTGCGATTCTAA
- a CDS encoding Sm-like protein, putative gives MDAVVNSQIQEPLDLVKLALGERVLIKLRGDRIVTGVLHAYDAHMNVVISQAEESIHVVDVTEEGQPLPPRIERRTAEMLFVRGDGVILLSPAEQ, from the exons ATGGACGCCGTGGTCAATTCTCAAATTCAAGAGCCTCTAGACCTCGTCAAGCTTGCCCTCGGAGA GCGTGTTTTGATTAAGCTTAGAGGTGACAGAATAGTCACTGGTGTTCTTCAC GCTTATGACGCCCACATGAACGTTGTCATCTCTCAAGCAGAGGAATCCATCCATGTTGTCGACGTGACCGAAGAAGGACAGCCCTTACCACCTAGGATCGAGAGACGGACTGCCGAGATGTTGTTCGTTCGAGGAGACGGTGTGATTCTC CTTTCACCGGCAGAGCAATAA